The Arvicola amphibius chromosome 4, mArvAmp1.2, whole genome shotgun sequence genome includes the window TTTCTGATCTCCTTCTCCTGGAAATTATCTCCGGTTTGtaatcccaacctctcttcagtcgGAAAGGCCCCAGAGCTTTTTCATGTCCCGTATCATCCCCAGTCCGCAGGGAAGGTAGAATGAACTAACTGTTCCCTAAAAATTACtcttgttaagatgtcacaggagtTTCACCTTGACTGGACAAAGCTTTTGCCTTTGGCTCTGTTCAGGCTCTGGGCCCTCCCCAAAAGCCCCCTTTCCATcttgccctttgaactcatgtatgggcgGCCGGTTCTGACTCCCAACTTCTCACCTGAACCCTCACCCATCCCTGATCACCTCCATTCCCTCTTATGGGACTTTACTGAGTATTCACTACCTCAGCCATGCATCAACCCCCGTCCATCTCCAGTTAACATCCGGGACGAGGTTCTTCTCCCCCCCACCAATGCCTCTTATCCCTTTCCCCTAAATGCCAGGgtccctttaaagtaattcttgtaactttGACAGCTGCCAAGCTTGAGGGCTTTCCTCATTGGATTCACCTATctcatctcaaatattttactcCTCCAGCTCAGGACACCCCTCCTTGTATATGCTAACTCAATCAGGGCCCTGTTctcttaagttccagaggacaccaagatcagcTACTTTGTATCCAGTTACGCACCTCTCCTGTACCAGGAACACCATATGCTTGCTCTCCTTCCCgattctccccctttcctccttctcctttaccagtttctctgtgttgccaaTGTCATACTCAAATTTCCAGTTAACCATTCAGCTGTTgttacagggaccatcattaatCACAGAGCTGGAGGTGCAAAGAGAtgcccaggtggtaagaaacagaaacagtctgGGGCATTCACAGCTCCAGACTCAAAAGGGAGACTCAGGAAACAGACTTTAACATAGCAGGTTTATCattgactgcagcagtgtctcctggatgttaggTGATACTgtgatgctaaagagaacaagtgccttaagatttgcttcaggcaaaacattaaaagttctaataattcccctttcttcccctcccccctcactACACAACTATCCACAATCTTCTATTCCAACACTATACTACCATAACCACAAGCTTTTAATGTGTCTaaaatttatctctttttataaaTTCTAAATATTCTCATAAGCTCCAGAAAGCCAAATTGGACCCACTTAAACAGACCAGACTTGCCCAGGATAAAAGTCACTTAATTCTTCCCTGGCCTCGGGATCCCTGGGAAACTCCCTCCTCCATTTCGGGAACCCTGAAACACCCCCTCCATCTTTCATCCTGGGACCCTCCTCCCTCAATCATCAGGATCTAAAATTTCCTACATAATCTTCTGCCTTGCCAGCATCTGGTCAGGTCCAAACTGCCAGCTggacagttccacagagcctgggaAACACTGAAgtaaccagctaccccaggatatGGCCAAGCACCCCAACTCTCTGACACCCacaagtcagcaggaagtagcctccAAGACCCTACGCCCCATTTCCACCAATCGGCCACCCCAGACCCccaaattttttataataaacaaaagggtgaaATGATATCATTTCCTTCACCCAGTGCTTGGCCAAAAAATCTAGCCACCCAAACGCTGGCGCTTCTGGGTTCCGGGGCCGCGCATGTATCATCGAGAGCTCAGGCAATTTACGTAGCCACGCAGGTCCCTCAAGCCCTACGTGACATGTGCAGCGTGGTCACATGATCTATGCATGATGCAGCTCCATCagcccatgcatgcatgcatgtgctcagcagcctttaaaagctggacaaaGCTGCTCCACTCTCTTTTCCTGCACCCACGTCCTCAGGCCTGCGCACGTGTCTCCTTCACTTAATAAACTCTTCAAGTGGGTTTCCTTGTGTGTCTCGTGATCGTTCTCGCTTGTGCCCGGTAACTTCAAACAGACATCACTTTACCTGTTCTTTTActactcctcctcttttttctttttgtttttgttttgttattccaTTACACTGACTGTGTCCCGGGCTGGACAGGAACTCTATGTCGACAAGATAGGCGTGGAACTTCAGAGGTTCGCCTGCCTAGGCcttctgagaactgggattaaaaactctgtttggccgggcggtggtagcgcaagcctttaattggatctctgtgagttcgaggccagcctaatctacagagtgcgttccaggagaggctccgaAGCtgtagggaaaccctgtctcgaaaaacaaacaagcaaaaaaccccaaagaacaaacaacacaaaaatacttttattcttcAATTTTGAGCCCTAAACTGTGGTAAGCGAAGTGTACACCTGCCATCCCAACACTTGCGAGGtgcaggaattcaaggtcagcctctgtTGTTTGGcagtttcgaggccagcctgcaacaagagaccctttctcaaaacaaaactgatcTCCTTGGTGCCACCAGGAATGGGTCCCGCGCCTTTCGAAAGCAGGGGCTAGGCCACCAGTTCTCGCTTGGGGCTGGGTCCTGGCCTCAGTCTCTCCGCCCTTCAGACACCTGGCTGTCACCATTGGGCCGCTCAAGACGTAACGTAGTGTTGATTGGTCCTCGAGTCCGTCGCTCGACAGCATCAGCCAATAAAACTTTCACGTCTCGTCAGACTCCGCCCTTCCAGAGCCAACTCTGGCCAGTGGGACCCCGCGGCCGCATGCTCGGCCCCGCCTTTGACGTCACAGTTCGTTTGCATAGAAAGGCCCGCCCCTGGCTTTGCAGGACGTCTGCGAGGACTGCAGGGGCCTGAACCTCCGCCGCTGCCTGCAGTCCGGCAGCCGCTCCTGGGGCCCTTTGTCAGCGCAGTCGCCAGGGTCGCAGCCGCCAGCATCATCTCAGCTCGGAGCGGACAAGGTGAGCTCTGCCCAGGGCCCCACGCCGCGGTGCCCTCGTTTGATTGACTGCTGGGAAAGAAGCAGGGTGCGCGACTCGGGTGTGGCGGCTGTGGGTCTCGCATTCAGCATCCCGCTTTCCGCAGCCTTCATCCTTTACCCGGCACTGGAGCTCCGGCTCTGCgacagagggggaggggaaggccaAGCCTCGCGGGAGGCTGGTGCGTGCTCGTGCTCGTGGGGTGAACACGCGTGTGCGCGCCCGCCGGGCATGGATAGGCTCGCGTGACCTCAGGACGCGCACCGCACAGCCGGCTGTGAAACCTTGTGCGTGAATGGTGCGCGTGCGCGGTGTTTGTGGATCCGAGTTCAAGTATGCGCTCACATGCGTGTGGTTTCACGCGCGGTGTGTCCTTGCCAATGGCCAGGTGCACACGAGTACCCTGGCTGGTGTAGGGGAATCTGCGTGTGCAGTCGCACATGGGTGCAGTGGGCTCGCAAACATCACgcatgtttgcttgtttctccTGCTAGCCTCTCTTTTGCACACAGGGCAGGAGTTTAGATCGGCCTGTCTTGGGTGcttcattgtgtgtgcatgcgcgtgagGGATTTTGTGCATGTGAGCCTGTGTTCACCCCGTCTATCACGTGATGTTTCTAGCTCAGGGTGCAGGAGAGAATTAAGGATGAGGGAGAACTGGGGATCCTCGTGTACTCATGCTCCCGCGTGGGTCTTTTTAGGGTAATGAAAGACTGATGGGAAGTGGGccgcctcagtttcccctcaggGTGCAGGGAGGTTTGGGGTGCCAGGTGAAGTTTCTGCACTCAGACAAACCTCTCCgccgatgcaataatccaaatcagaccaaatcaaaccgaatttaAAAAGCTCAAGTTAAATGGATACCAGTGCTCCCAGGTGACCTTCCtgccccccagagaggagacatggAAGGAAGACCTGGGGTGcgatttaaataccctgtggggtCTTGAGCATCTTTGGGGAGGGGTCTTCCATtggcgggctttcttggaggtggagtatGGAccgaggcaactcccaggggagggacctagggatggaacttccacccaaacattccagactctggacCTAAGGATGCTGGTGGCTGGGGTATGGCtttaacccaaacattccagactctttgggtataaggATGACAGGctctggggtgacacttccaaccaaacaccAGGGACCTGCAGGGGTGTTCACTCCACAGCCTCCTTGAAGCCTTGGGCCTGTCAAGGTCACAGCCCAGCCTATGCCGGGGGTCCTGGTGGCTGTTCTCCACCTGGTGCCCTTGTGCAGAGCCCATCCTGTGCGCGTGTCCTGTGCGTGTGTCCGCTGCATGCCTCAGGCTCTCTGTGCCCCGCCCCCACAGATGGCATCAGCCACAGACTCGCGCTATGGGCAGAAGGAGTCCTCCGACCAGAACTTCGACTATATGTTCAAGATCCTGATTATTGGAAACAGCAGCGTGGGCAAAACCTCCTTCCTTTTCCGCTATGCTGACGACTCCTTCACGCCGGCCTTTGTCAGCACAGTCGGCATAGACTTCAAGGTCAAAACCATCTACCGCAATGACAAGCGGATCAAACTGCAGATCTGGGTTCGTGGGGCCGTGGGGGAGAAGTCTTCCTGAGCCTGGCGTGTAAGCGGGCAGGTCTCAGACACCGGGTGTTCCCAAGTCCTGCGCTGTGGACTGTGGTCAGGTGTGAGCAGGCAGTTGGGTAGCTCAGGATGACCCGAACTCCTGCTACCACCTCCACAGTAATAGAATGACAGGCTGCCTTCCCCTCAAGGTTTAATTTTTTAacgttttttacttttttttttttttgagagtgtctcactgtgtagaccaggatagcctcgaactcagagactcacctctgcctctgaagttctgggattagaggcacacACTTGGGACCCATCAAAGTTCTGATATAACATCTCATACCCCAGCACAGCAGACCTGGTCAACATCTGGCTGAGGTCACTTGTGGTCAGGGTCTTTTCCCTCACATTGTGCTGTCCTCAAGAACATAGagttccttattttattttttttgggggggggggtgttggagacagggtttctctgtgcaacagccctgattatcctggaacttgctctatagatcaggctggccttgaactcagagattgcttgcctctgccttctgagtgctaggattaaagtcgtgcaccaccaccgcctggcatgagtttcttgttttcttactaGCCCTGTGAATCCCCACTTATGGATGGCATAGGGTGTGGCACAGGGCATTTGGGCAGCACCAGTCTGTGTTTAATGACTGAGTGATGTCACAGTGACCCCCCTGGGTACAAAGGCCGCCCAGCCCACTTTTCCTGCCCTCAGAAGGGCAGCTGTGAGGTCCCATTTGACCACCATCTCCTCTTTCCccaggacacagcagggcaggagcGGTACCGTACCATCACCACAGCCTATTACCGGGGTGCCATGGGTTTCATCCTAATGTATGACATCACCAACGAGGAGTCCTTCAATGCAGTGCAGGACTGGTGAGCAGCTCGCCTGCTGATCCACGGTGGAACGGGTGGAGTACTCCTAGCTCAGCTGAGAGTACCTGCTTGGCTTGAGTTCCACCTCAGAAAAACAACCAAGGCCAGCAGTCGGGTGGGACAAGCCATGTGGGCTGCTTCCAAGGGTGGGGTTGTCAAAGGAACACAGGTTGACCCTCAGGGAATGGTGGCTCAGGTCCGtggtcccagctacttgggaagcagaggacttGTCGCTGGCTGAGCACCTGCCTATCATGTGCGAGAACATGAATTCCACCCGCAACACCATAAACCTGCGGCATCTCTGGATTTGGTGTAGTAGgcatcccaacatttgggagccCGAGTAAgtccaggacaacctgggctcACGAGAAAAGCCTATCTCGGTTTCCTAGGGGCAGGGGACTTAGGGACAAGGGCTGGGTCCTCTGactttctcctctgcctctggctgccTCCTGCAGGTCGACTCAGATTAAAACTTACTCATGGGACAATGCCCAGGTGCTGCTGGTGGGAAACAAGTGTGACATGGAGGATGAGCGTGTGGTGTCATCAGAACGCGGCCGGCAGCTTGCTGACCACCTGGGTGAGTACCCAGCAGGACTGCAGCCCTTATCAGGCTGGACCAGGACCCTGACCCCGGACACCACATACCCCACAGGTCAGGGCATGAGCCTCAAACCAGGTGGCTTGCACTTGTGAAAACTAGCCACTCTGCAGGTTTGGCAGTGGGTCTCGATGGGCGTGGTATTTGCCATGCACTCACTCATGGGCTAGCATCTCCCACGTTCAGTCATGGGCTAGCTTCACGATGTCTGTGTTTTTAGACTGAAAAGAGAAACCTGGGTGGAGGAGTGCATGCTGCGAGCCAAACCATGCTTCCTGGGGcaggcacatgtgtgctgtggggaAGGGTGCTGCAGACTAGGGACAGCTAAACCTATTCAGTTGTGACAATGGAGCATGTTTGCCCTCTagagaaaatgtgtttgtgtgagctACCAAAAGTGTTGGAGGCCTGAGGAATGGGACTCTGGAGCCCGGCTGGGTGGCAGGTGGAGGAAGGTGTGTCCTACCAGGGCGGGCCATCTCCTCTGGAGGAGACTCACCCTCGTGAGCACCCTTGGGCCCCGGAGAGTGTGGCTGAGGTTACTCCTTCATTCCCCAACGCAGGGTTTGAGTTTTTCGAGGCCAGCGCCAAGGACAACATCAATGTCAAGCAGACCTTTGAACGTCTGGTGGACGTGATCTGTGAGAAGATGTCGGAGTCGCTGGACACTGCTGACCCCGCAGTCACAGGCGTCAAGCAGGGCCCGCAGCTCACTGACCAGCAGGCACCTCCTCATCAGGATTGCGCCTGCTGAGCCACCCCCACCAGGGGCAAACCCCACCCCATCACCCTATTTATTATcgtagctatttatttatttattgagggtGTCCCTGGACACGCCCCTCACCCCTCCTGTACATATCCTCACCCCGCTCTGCTGTGGTGTGTTGTGGTCACTGCCCCAAGACCCTCCTTTTTGGTTTTCTAAGCCACCGCATCCAAAGTTGTCGGTTGTGAAGAGGGGACCAGATGTCACTCTGAAGCAGGCTGATGGGAGATGGCAGGGCCTGCCAGCCCCGAGGCTGGGGGATTGCCTAGTGGACCACTGGGTTGACAGGCTGGCATCCTGCTTGTTACTTTATCTTTGGAGAGACAGGatgtggggaaggaagggaggatctATTCACCTTCACTGCTTTGGGATATCCCCAAACCTGTTCTGATGTCATGAGTGTCAGATGTGTCCCCCACTTTCCTAGAAGTTATGAACACTACACACAGTTCAATAAAGTGAATGGACCTTGCTGAGTCtctgcagccccacccccaccccacaccaacCACTGGCAGCCAGCCTTGTGATTAAAGAGAATTTAATGAAATTTTCACAAGGCTGCCCAACCTCGCATGAAGTTTTCTGAGGCCAAACCAGATCCCATTCCAAGGCCGTGGGGGCCGGTCCTTCTGTTTGTCACCTGGGGTCCAGGGAACCTCGGGGACTACTTGGGCCAGAGTTGAGCCAGGGTTGCAATTGCAGGTTGGCTGAGAACTCCTGGGTCCAGCTGGAAAACCTGGCGATTGACAGGTGGTGCCGGAGGCTGGTCCATGTGGGATAGCTGCTGCAGGCTCAGCCTGGAGTGTGGACGTGGCCCAGGCTCTGACCTGCTCCAGAGCCTCCTATGGGAGTGTGTCCATGGGCCTATTTCTCCTTGGTGCTTCCTGCTCAGTCGGCACAGCCAGGAGTCGGAATGGGTTCCGGTGCCTGTGTACAGCGGAGGGAGGGTCACGGCAGGCATAGGGCAGGGCCTGCACTCAGGTATTCTCACCCAGGGGTTAAGCTCACCCAGTACTTCAGGTAGGACAGATACGTGTCCCAGCCCAGTGTCAGACCGTTGATGTAGGTGACTCGGAAATGCGGCGGGATGAAGAGGAAGTTCACCAGCTGAGCAGCTGGCCAAACACACCAATCAGCCTGCGGGAAGGCAGGGGCGGCCTTGAGCAAGCTAGGAAGGTGGGCCAGCGAGGCCGCAGGGGGGTGGAGCTACGGTAAGGGCAGCATGGGCACGCCCACCTTGTAGAAGTCCCAGAATTTGGCCCGCAGCTCCTGGCAGCTCTCCTCCAGCGTCTGGCCTTCCAGGCTGCCAAGGCCTGGGAAGAAGACCAAGCGGTGAATGTGGAGGCTGAGGTGGCCGCTAGGCAACGGAAGCAGCAGCGCTGGCTGTGGGAGTGACCCGGGCAGAGAAGCAAGGCCGGTCAGGGCAAGTGTGTGGCTGGTGTCAGGGAAGAGGCTAATAAGACCCGAGCCTTGCGCTCGGTCCAGTCTcggccctgcccctgcccctcaggGTTCATTCTCCACGGGTCGGCTGACTGCAGTTTTGCGTCCAAGCTGCTCCTACGTCCCTCAGACCCCGGCCTTGCCACCCCACCTCTCCCCACGGTCTCCTAGCCCCTTTTCCTCTCATGGGTTCTGTCCCATGCCCACACGATCCTGTCCCCATTCCGGGGACACTCTCCCAACAGGTGCATATAAAGTGCAATATGGTTGGGAGGCCGAGGCGCCGGGGCTGCACAGTGAGGCCTTCACTGTCAGCTTGATTCAGCCTAGAATCAGACGAGAGTCTCCAGGGACTATCTACGTGGTGGCCTGTGCTATCTCTGCATAGACTTgagttaactgatgtgggaaaacacagcccactgtgggcttcACCATTGCCGGGGCAGAGGGTCTTGGACTGGAAAGAGAAGCTGAGCACAAGCGAGCAGGCATGCAATTCTTTCACCCTGGATGTAACCTAactagcactgggaggcagagataggcagatctctgagttcgaggccagcctgatctacagagtcgagttccaggacggccaaggccacatagagaaaccctgtctcgaaaaaccaaaataaataatagattaaaaatcaaggaaaaagaaCAACCCCCATCAGCATTCCTCCAAGCACGAACCAGGCTCTACCCACCGCGAGCTCTGAAGACCACAGTCCCCGCCGCTGCTTACCCAGGAAGTACCAGACGCCCAGTATGGGAGATGCCACCACCTGATCCACCAGGACCTTCTTCATCACGCTCGGGAGGCTTCGCAGGCccgaggcggggaggaggcggtcCAGCCACAGGTACCAGAAGTGCAGGAAGGGGCCCATGCTGCAGCCCACCGCGAACATGCTGGCTGGAGACACAGGGAGTCAGGCGCACCCTCCTGGCTGCCGCCCGGCCCCCAAGATGACCGACAGGTCCCGCTCACCTGAGCGCCGCGCACTGAATCGCTGTCCTGGCCGCGCGCGCACCTCCCAGGCCTGTCGCGCGCCGTCGCCCGCCGCCATGAGCGTGCCGCAGCCCAGCGTGTTGATGACGAGCAGCGCGCGGCCCCGGAACAGCGGCCGCCCCGCAGCCAGAGCCTTCCGAGCCCAGCGCCAGCCGCCTTCTGAAGCCATCGCCGCGCACACCGCCGAGCCTCCGCCGCCACACTCGGGAGCCTCCGCGGCTCGCGTCCCGGCCCGGCCCCCTGCGCGCGCCAATCACACGCTTCGACGCCGACCCCTCTACCCAATCGCATGCCGTGCCGCGGAACCGCCCTGCTCGGCACGGACCAATAAGAAGCCGTAATTCCCGCCTCTCGGCTGCAGTAACCATTCGCCAACAAGCATCGTGCCTCGTCACCGCCGGGAACACGGAAGTCCTCCGCAGCGCACCACAGACCAGCGGACGTACGGCGGCCAATGGCAGAGCCTCCTGGACCGAACTGACCAATTGTGTGTCTTGCTCCTCcggctgggcaggggtggggacgGATGGAGAGCTCCTGCAACGCTGATTGCTCCTCGCCCTCAAAGTCTCCTCGGGGTGGGCGGGGCGCTAAGGAGCTTGACCTTGGCGTGACCTCTTCAGTGGGGACGCAGTAGTCCTGAAGAACACGGTGTAGGGGCTCAGTGCGTGGACGGGGTCTAACCCCAGGTGTTGCAAACCTGTTGCcttctagcccaggctggacctgaACTACTGCCTCCACCGCCGTGCCCCGTGCCTGGTTCATTCGGCAAAAGACTAATCATGTATTCTCTTCTCCACAACTTTGTGTCCCTGCGGAAACATCCTTTCCtcctttattctttgcttttaacTGTTCCACAAACCATCATGTTGTTCTCTAGCTCCCGATTATCCCGCCTGCCAGTACATGGTCCCCTAACCCTGGAACCGTGAACACATTTTTCCCTGGATGAAGTCTCTGCTCTATCCTGGGACTTGTAGTCCGTGTGTGGCTAAGGAATGCCTACTCAGTCTTCAAAATCTCGTTCTAACTTACAAAGACCCTAACCCAACACATGTCCTCCGGGTGCTCATCCCTCCCCTGGTCCTGGTTCTGCATTTCCGGTCAGGGGACTGCCAGCAACTGGTCCCTGTCCATCTAAGGAAGGTGTGACGTCAATACTGTCAATCAAACAGGATCTAGAGAGTCACCTTAGTGACAAACTTAGAGCCTGAGAGATGgtctagtggttctcaaccttcctaacaatcctttaatacagttcatgttgtggtgacccccaaccataaaattatttcgttactgcgtcataactgtaattttgctactgtcatgaatcatcatgtaaatatctgatatgcaaccatgaggggtcgcgacccacaggctgagaagaATCACTGGGCTAGCCTGGGAATTGAGGTGAAATAATACCCTCCGAGTGTGGGTACACCAGCCCCAACCCACTTCCCAGCTTTGGGTGCAACATGACTTCAAACTTCTGCCTCTACCCTGCCTCCCCCCAGCACAGGCCCTTCCTTAAGTGGCTTTTGGATTTtttcacacacacaatgaaacagTAACTAATATAGACTGGCATTTGCGGGCTTTTCAGATGAGGCATGAACTCCAGGGTCCAGGGCACTGCTCGGGCATAGTGAGCTGAGCACCCGCAGAGCCCTGGCTTACACACccacattaaaaacagaaacacaaagtggCACTgacggcgcacgcctttaatcccagcacccaggaggcagaggcaggtggatctctgagagttcggggccagcttgctctacaaagtgagttccggaactagagctgttacacagagaaaccctttctggaTCCACTGGGGTCTCACAAAGATGGAGGATAGACCGCTGAAGTCTATCAAACCAGAAGCAacctttattccaggaaaaaaaattaaaaattaaaaaaataaatctccatggggcacaaaagctcatcagctagctgagaccacagccagagatgggtgTTTCCGAATTTCCCTATTCATAGCAAGAACCAAGCATTAggcatgaacaaaagaatttttacaattccgaggtaaaactcagatacaaattgtGCTTCTTTACCGtttccattaacagagtttttacactagtgtttgtatttaaaaCGTTCTTCCCCAGTGCTCCTGGTGGTGTTTACCAAAGCTCTGCCTTCCCCTGATACTGCCAGTTTTCTGTAGCAGGGAAGGGTATATGGGACAATGCACaaccaaaaaccctaaagtcacaTACACCCCATCATTTAAAGAttaactcagctcacatcagTTGCTGGTGGGAGGGGCAGGAtatctaaaagctgaccctcagttcGCAGAGGGCTGCTTCAGCCTTGCAgacagagctatgggttgtaaagcagagtaacccactgttaatagttaatccttaagctgctgaCAGCCTGCGCTCGTTCTCCTAGGCTCACaaccttatttctttatttctacattcttacttctggaatctacatttctatatttttatttttggactcttcaccctgtctcaaaaaacaaacaaacaacaaaatactccAAATTTAAACTCCAGGACAAATGAATCAatctaaattatttattcattgaattTAAATTTAGCACCATTTGGAAACAAGGCAAGATTTTTGACTACGTGGAGAGTTTTGAGTCTGTTTGGTGGGACATGTCTACGTTTTCTCGTGGGTGAGTGAGTGGTATCTCTGAGGGCTGAGGATTTGCGCAGGCTGTGCCGCTGGGCTCTCGTTTTTCTTTCCACAACCCCCTTCACTTGTCGCAAACCTTCCTGGGGGGGTCAGCCACGGAGGAGCAGACATCGGGCTTCTCCACTCCCTAGAAGGGGAATGAAAGGCTAGGAGTCAGGTTTGTGGAGACTCCACCCCCTCCAGGGAAACCCCACCTCCTCCAGGGAAACCCCAGCCCCTATCTGGAGAGACTCCACCCCCATCCTGGGAAGACTCCACCCCTCCATGGAAACTCCACCCCTACTGGAGACTCCATCCCCACCCCGGGGAGACCACCCCCTCCAGGGAAACTCCACCCCCTCTCCTGGGAGACTCTGTTCCCTCAGTTGAACCCCATTGATTTGTGACATACTCACCTGGTACAACTGACAGACAGAGCTCAGGAGCTGACTGGGGTCCTTCAAAGGTTTCTGCAAGCCACAGAAGACATGGTTAAGCACAGCTGAGGGGGATACATGAGCCTGGGAATGCAGCAC containing:
- the Rab3a gene encoding ras-related protein Rab-3A — encoded protein: MASATDSRYGQKESSDQNFDYMFKILIIGNSSVGKTSFLFRYADDSFTPAFVSTVGIDFKVKTIYRNDKRIKLQIWDTAGQERYRTITTAYYRGAMGFILMYDITNEESFNAVQDWSTQIKTYSWDNAQVLLVGNKCDMEDERVVSSERGRQLADHLGFEFFEASAKDNINVKQTFERLVDVICEKMSESLDTADPAVTGVKQGPQLTDQQAPPHQDCAC
- the Mpv17l2 gene encoding mpv17-like protein 2 → MASEGGWRWARKALAAGRPLFRGRALLVINTLGCGTLMAAGDGARQAWEVRARPGQRFSARRSASMFAVGCSMGPFLHFWYLWLDRLLPASGLRSLPSVMKKVLVDQVVASPILGVWYFLGLGSLEGQTLEESCQELRAKFWDFYKADWCVWPAAQLVNFLFIPPHFRVTYINGLTLGWDTYLSYLKYWAPEPIPTPGCAD